TGCCCCAAGCATATTTTTCTAGATACGCACTCAAGATTGGTTACATTTTAGCGCCACTTATCAGCTTTTATACCATCCTTCTCTACCCAATAGTGAAATTGACCACGCTATTTTTGGATCGCCTCCTAGGCCAGGAAGGCCCCGTTTACTTTAGAGAAAAAGACCTCCATTTCATATTGAAGAGGCACACAGAAGAAGAAGGTACAGACATCGGCGCTGTCGAAGGCATAGGTGCCATGAATTTCTTAAAACTTGATGACATCCCGGTTTCCAAGGAGGGAGAAGTGCTTCATTCTAAAAGTATCATTTCCTTACCCACGAAAAAGGGAATCGTCTTTTTTCCCGAGATAACCATGGAGTTCGATGACCCTTTCCTAAAGCAAGTCAATGCCAGTGGCATGCCTTGGGTGGTCATTACCGATTACAAAAATGACCCTAAACTTGTATTAGATGCCGATGGCCTCATGCGAGATATCATTTCACAGAAACAAAGAAGACCCTTTTTCCACTGCCATAAGCCTATTGTCGTTACAGACTCAGCCAAAACATTGGAGGACATCATAAGCAAACTTCACGTCCATAAGACACATGCCGAGGATGATGTTATCGATCACGATATTATCCTATATTGGGGGAAGACAGAAAAAAGAATCATTACCGGGGCAGATATCCTGGGAAGGCTACTCAGAGGTATCGTCCAAGGAAAAACAATTAGTCCTAAGGGCAACTAATGAACTATTCATATTAGGTGACCATAAACACTAAGCGGCCATTACTAAACCCATATCCGATACCTTAGCTAATACTAACTTTAATTCCCTATATCCAAAGGGCTTCTGCATAAAATCAATAATTCCAAGACTTTCTTTCTGAAAACAATTTAAATGTAAAGGTGAACCTGACATAATTACTGCAGGAATCGAACAATGTAAGTTTCTTACGCATTCTATAACTTCTA
The DNA window shown above is from Verrucomicrobiota bacterium and carries:
- a CDS encoding DUF21 domain-containing protein, which codes for MNSEHIIWVSIFLCLSQSAIFSGLNIGLFSLSKLSLEARAQSGSKEARKILSLRSNSNKLLATILWGNVSANCLLTMLSDSVLAGVAAFCFSTIAITIIGEILPQAYFSRYALKIGYILAPLISFYTILLYPIVKLTTLFLDRLLGQEGPVYFREKDLHFILKRHTEEEGTDIGAVEGIGAMNFLKLDDIPVSKEGEVLHSKSIISLPTKKGIVFFPEITMEFDDPFLKQVNASGMPWVVITDYKNDPKLVLDADGLMRDIISQKQRRPFFHCHKPIVVTDSAKTLEDIISKLHVHKTHAEDDVIDHDIILYWGKTEKRIITGADILGRLLRGIVQGKTISPKGN
- a CDS encoding response regulator — translated: MSRKKLLILDDDQTLGKTIAVVANATGWDATSVASAQDVLEVISDKEYDCFLTDYHMPGENGLEVIECVRNLHCSIPAVIMSGSPLHLNCFQKESLGIIDFMQKPFGYRELKLVLAKVSDMGLVMAA